The following proteins come from a genomic window of Sander vitreus isolate 19-12246 chromosome 14, sanVit1, whole genome shotgun sequence:
- the gjb9b gene encoding gap junction protein beta 9b produces the protein MNWTSFEGLLGGVNKYSTAFGRIWLSMVFIFRVLVFVVAAQPVWGDEIKDFICNTAQPGCTNVCYNYIFPISHVRLWALQLIFVTCPSLMVLGHVHYREKKDLEYTNTHKGAHLYANPGKKRGGLWWTYLASLIFKAGLDAGFLYILYYIYEGYDMPRLSKCSLEPCPNTVDCYTSRPTEKKIFTIFMVVSSAFCILMCICEMVYLICKRIQKVISKTKQARRMFAENHEMTPLAASRSEFRSKTSIRVDPTVSIQNLSNIKAEEWPSKKE, from the exons ATGAACTGGACTTCATTTGAGGGACTCCTCGGTGGGGTCAACAAGTATTCCACCGCGTTTGGCCGGATCTGGCTCTCCATGGTCTTTATCTTCCGGGTGTTAGTGTTCGTGGTCGCGGCCCAGCCAGTGTGGGGTGACGAAATCAAGGACTTTATCTGCAACACGGCCCAGCCGGGCTGCACTAACGTGTGCTACAACTACATCTTCCCCATCTCGCATGTCCGCCTGTGGGCCCTGCAGCTCATCTTCGTCACCTGTCCGTCGTTGATGGTGTTAGGGCATGTCCATTATCGCGAGAAGAAGGACTTGGagtacaccaacacacacaaggGCGCCCATCTGTACGCCAACCCTGGGAAGAAACGTGGGGGTCTGTGGTGGACATACCTG GCAAGTCTGATTTTCAAGGCTGGCCTTGACGCTGGCTTCCTCTACATCCTGTACTACATTTATGAAGGCTACGACATGCCCCGTCTGTCCAAGTGCTCGCTGGAGCCGTGCCCCAACACGGTGGACTGCTACACGTCACGTCCCACTGAGAAGAAGATCTTCACCATCTTCATGGTCGTCTCCTCTGCTTTCTGCATCTTAATGTGCATCTGTGAGATGGTTTACCTCATCTGCAAACGCATTCAGAAAGTCATTAGTAAGACGAAGCAGGCAAGGAGGATGTTCGCTGAAAATCACGAGATGACGCCACTGGCAGCATCCAGGTCAGAGTTCAGATCCAAAACATCGATCAGAGTGGATCCTACAGTCTCTATCCAAAACCTCAGTAACATCAAGGCTGAGGAGTGGCCATCTAAGAAAGAATGA
- the gja4 gene encoding gap junction alpha-4 protein, whose product MSRADWSFLEHLLEEGQEYSTGVGRVWLTVLFLFRMLVLGTAAESAWDDEQADFVCNTRQPGCTAVCYDKAFPISHFRYFVLQVIFVSTPTIFYFGYVALRAGKDKKKEEDEKEAEQGVSGGKREGIRDNNNVTKDNPEEKEKEEGGKGRKADKAPFEAPKLKGRLLCAYAFSILLKVLLEVGFILGLWFLYDGFFIAAKFECTVIPCPHTVDCFVSRPTEKTIFTIYTQVIAAISLLLNLIELLHLLQLAISHRLEKRYRAQQRDYLPRSEQVPARQEAPELQADASQSYKAGSHVNLPVQGEAACYPNPCESYGDLAIEVNWGPGEAGSDLLPSYVNCMGAMKTTHSPRVHYKKHAQHTGKNTKVTHKGHSKQKHYV is encoded by the coding sequence ATGTCCAGAGCTGACTGGTCCTTTCTTGAGCACCTGCTGGAGGAGGGCCAGGAGTATTCGACAGGTGTTGGCCGCGTATGGCTTACTGTGCTCTTCCTGTTTCGCATGCTGGTACTGGGAACTGCCGCCGAATCTGCCTGGGATGACGAGCAAGCGGACTTCGTCTGCAACACGCGACAACCTGGCTGCACTGCCGTGTGTTACGACAAAGCCTTCCCCATCTCCCACTTTCGCTACTTTGTCCTCCAAGTCATCTTCGTCTCTACGCCGACGATCTTCTACTTTGGATATGTGGCTTTAAGGGCTGGAAAGGACAAGAAAAAAGAGGAGGATGAGAAGGAGGCGGAACAAGGTGTTAGTGGAGGTAAGAGGGAAGGAATAAGGGACAATAACAATGTGACTAAAGACAATCcagaagagaaggagaaagaagaggGCGGTAAAGGTAGAAAAGCTGACAAGGCTCCTTTTGAGGCTCCTAAACTGAAAGGCAGGTTGCTGTGTGCGTATGCATTCAGCATCCTGTTAAAAGTCCTCCTAGAAGTTGGCTTCATCCTAGGGCTGTGGTTCCTTTACGATGGCTTCTTCATCGCAGCAAAGTTTGAGTGCACGGTGATCCCTTGTCCTCACACCGTGGACTGCTTTGTCTCTCGACCCACGGAGAAGACCATCTTCACCATCTACACTCAGGTGATCGCTGCCATCTCCCTGCTCCTCAACCTCATCGAGCTGCTCCACCTCCTTCAGCTTGCCATCTCCCATCGGCTGGAGAAACGCTACCGTGCCCAGCAACGAGACTACCTACCTCGGTCAGAGCAGGTACCGGCCCGACAGGAGGCTCCAGAACTCCAAGCGGATGCGTCACAGTCTTACAAAGCAGGAAGCCATGTTAACCTCCCTGTGCAGGGTGAGGCTGCATGCTACCCCAACCCCTGTGAGAGCTACGGGGATCTGGCAATAGAAGTGAACTGGGGACCTGGGGAGGCCGGGAGTGACCTGCTTCCCAGTTATGTGAACTGCATGGGGGCTATGAAGACAACCCATTCCCCTAGAGTCCATTATAAGAAACACGCACAGCACACTGGGAAGAACACAAAGGTTACCCATAAgggacactcaaagcagaagcATTATGTATGA
- the smim12 gene encoding small integral membrane protein 12 has translation MWPIVWTAVRTYAPYVTFPVAFVVGAVGYHLEWFIRGTPKPREEKSILELREDRKLEEQEGMDSTHVLSLKEKLEFTPRAALNRNRPEKS, from the coding sequence ATGTGGCCTATAGTTTGGACAGCGGTACGGACCTATGCCCCTTATGTGACCTTCCCTGTTGCCTTTGTGGTGGGGGCAGTGGGCTACCACCTGGAGTGGTTTATCAGGGGGACCCCTAAACCTCGAGAGGAGAAGAGCATCCTGGAACTGAGGGAGGACAGGAAGCTGGAGGAACAAGAGGGCATGGACAGCACTCATGTGCTTAGCCTGAAAGAGAAACTGGAGTTCACACCTAGAGCAGCTCTGAACAGGAACCGACCGGAAAAGAGCTAA
- the pef1 gene encoding peflin, whose product MSFHYGQGYPGAGGRQPPPGAAYGGGSGPYGPTPSAPYGGAAHQQGGPYGAYGAPGQPGGQYGQGPGGAPAGHYGGYGGQPHGGQYGQHAPAGNIPPGVNPEAYQWFHTVDTDRSGFINLKELKQALVNSNWSAFNDETCLMMINMFDKSRSGRMDLFSFSALWEFMQRWRALFQQYDRDRSGCISGTELQQALAQMGYNLSPQFSQTLVQRFTLQGGRPGIQLDRFIQVCTQLQTMTQVFREKDTSMTGNIRLNYEDFLSGAVTRLM is encoded by the exons ATGAGTTTTCACTACGGCCAG GGCTATCCCGGAGCAGGAGGACGCCAACCACCACCAGGTGCTGCATACGGGGGAGGCAGTGGTCCCTATGGGCCTACCCCCTCAGCTCCATACGGAGGTGCAGCACACCAACAAGGAGGTCCTTATGGTGCATATGGAGCCCCAGGTCAACCAGGAGGGCAGTATGGGCAAGGACCAGGGGGTGCCCCCGCCGGGCATTACGGGGGTTATGGGGGACAACCACATGGAGGACAATATGGACAACATGCTCCTGCAG GTAACATCCCTCCTGGTGTTAACCCGGAGGCGTACCAGTGGTTCCACACTGTTGACACGGACCGCAGTGGCTTCATCAACCTAAAGGAGCTGAAGCAGGCACTTGTCAACTCCAACTGGTCGGCTTTTAATGACGAGACCTGCCTCATGATGATCA ACATGTTTGACAAGTCGCGGTCGGGTCGAATGGACCTGTTTAGCTTCTCAGCACTGTGGGAGTTCATGCAGCGGTGGAGGGCGCTCTTTCAGCAATACGACAGAGACCGCTCAGGCTGTATCAGCGGCACGGAGTTACAACAAG CCCTCGCTCAGATGGGCTACAACCTGAGTCCCCAGTTTTCTCAGACGTTGGTGCAACGCTTCACCTTGCAAGGTGGACGCCCCGGCATCCAGCTGGACCGCTTCATCCAGGTGTGCACCCAGCTGCAGACCATGACGCAGGTCTTCAGGGAGAAAGACACGAGCATGACGGGCAACATCCGCCTTAACTATGAGGATTTCCTCTCTGGGGCCGTCACTAGGCTCATGTGA